CCTTCCCGGGCGGCGTTGTTGTTTCCGGTGCCGGCGACGCATTCAGCGTGCTTGAAACGCGTCAAGGCCGGTTCAAGGTCACGGTTTTGTGAACCTGTTGGATCGGAAGCCTGAATTTAACGAAGTTTTAACTCCAATCTAACGACAGGCCCCCGGATGGCAGCTAGGATGCGACCCGGCCCCCGAAATGTTTCACGCCGTGGTGACACGTGCGACGGGGAGCGGAGCCGGATGCTCCGTTGTCGTCAGGACCGTTTCTTCGGCTTCGATGGAATGTCCTGCAGGCAAGCCAAGGCGTCGCGTAGCCCTTTGTGCGTGGCGGCTGAAACTGCGTGGGGGCCATTCCGGTTGTCGATCGCTGGGGAGCGTGAGGGAGTGGTGGACGCAGTCTTGATGGTCACCCTGGTGGCCTTCAGCCCGATGGAACGGGCCGCGTCGAGCAACTGGGCTTCGGCAAGCCGCAACTTGGCATGCCAGACCGGGGACTCGACGAGAAAAACGAGGTGTTCCCCGTCCACATTGGCCAGCCGGCAACGGCTGCGCAGAGGTGGCGGCAACTGGGGGCGCAACTGACGGTCCAGCGCGTCGAGCCACAAGGCACGCCGCAGCGGGTTCCCGCTTTTGTCCGCCATCACCGCATCCAGCGCCGGTTTCGGCACTGACGCGGGGCGAACGCTGGATTTCGGCTCAGACATGAAAACTCACTGATGGCATTCAAAAAGATCGTAATCAAAACGCGTGAAGGAAAGGCCAAGGCGTCGCCGATCGCGCGTTTGCGGTTCTATTTCGAGGACCGCCCCCGCGCCCTGCTGGGCAGCGTGCTCGGGGTAGGCTGCATTATCGGCCTTGCCGGCGGCATTGGCGCCAGTGCGCTGAATGATTCGCGCCTGCAGGCCAAGGTCGACCGCCAGGATGCGGAGCTGGCCAAGGTCAAGCGCGATGCGCAGACCCAGGTCAACGCGCTGGCCGCCCGCCTCGGCGAGCTGCAGGCCCAGGCCACCCGCCTGAACGCCCTCGGCGAACGGCTGACCCAGATGGGCAAGCTGGAAGACGGCGAGTTCGACTTCAACGAGACCCCCGGTCTCGGTGACGGCGACGCCGGCGGCCCGACCAGCGACATCCCGGTCAAGGATGTCAACGCCGACTTACAGGTGCTGGAGCAGCGCTTTGCTGCTTCAGGCCGCCAGTTGTCGGTGATGGAATCGCTGATGTTCGACCACCAGCTGCAGCAGAACGCCGTGCCGTCGCGCATGCCGATCCGCAACAGCTACGTGACCTCCGGTTTCGGTACCCGTGCCGACCCGTTCGGCCGCGGTGCCGCCACCCACAAGGGCATGGACTTCCACGCCAGGGTCGGTGACCCGGTGATGGCCGTGGCCGAAGGCGTGGTCAGCTTCGCCGGTGTGAAGGGCGGCTATGGCAACGTCGTCGATGTCGACCACGGCAATGGCTATGTCACCCGCTACGCGCACAATTCGCGCCTGGTGGTGAAGGCCGGTGACCTGGTCCGTGCCGGCCAGGAAGTGGCCAAGGCCGGCTCCACCGGCCGCTCGACCGGTGCCCACGTGCACTTCGAGGTGTGGGAAAACGGCAACGTGGTCAACCCGCGCAAGTTCCTCGGCGACGGCGGCAACACGCCGGTCGGCCGCGTCACCCGCGGCTGATGGCAACGCCGGGCATGGCCCGGCGCTACCGGGACGCCGTCGGACCCCGGCAGTAGCGCGGGGCCATGCCCCGCGAGCGCGAAGCGCGTCCGCCAAAGGGTTGAAACCCCTTGCGGCCGTCCCAAGCTACAATGGGTGTTGCCATCGACAGGGCGCCAGGCGCCCTGTTTCGTTTGCGGCGGACGGATCCCAAGGGGGAGGCCGGGCGTCGTGTTCATCCAACCCGGTTCCTTCAATGATCAACAGCCTGCTTACCCGCGTATTTGGCAGTCGTAACGAACGACAGCTGCGCCAGCTCAACCGCATCGTCGCCAAGATCAATGCGCTGGAGCCGGAGATCGAGAAGCTTTCCGACGAGCAGCTTCAGGCCAAGACGCCGGAGTTCAAGCAGCGCATCGCTGGCGGTGAAGCCCTGGACAAGGTGCTGCCGGAAGCGTTCGCGGTCTGCCGCGAAGCCGGTCGCCGCGTGCTGGGCATGCGCCACTACGACGTGCAGCTGATCGGCGGCATGGTGCTTCACCTGGGCAAGATCGCAGAAATGCGCACCGGTGAAGGCAAGACCCTGGTGGCGACCCTGCCGGTGTACCTCAACGCGCTGGAAGGCAAGGGCGTGCACGTGGTCACCGTGAACGACTACCTGGCCCGCCGCGATGCCGCGCAGATGGGCAAGCTGTACAACTGGCTGGGCCTGAGCGTGGGCGTGGTGTACCCGGGCATGCCGCACAGCGACAAGCGCGAAGCCTACGCGGCCGACATCACCTACGGCACCAACAACGAATTCGGTTTCGACTACCTGCGCGACAACATGGCGCTGTCCAAGGCCGACCGCTACCAGCGCGGCCTGCACTACGCTATCGTCGACGAAGTCGACTCCATCCTGATCGACGAAGCGCGTACCCCGCTGATCATCTCCGGCCCGGCCGATGATTCCCCGGAGCTGTACATCCGCGTCAACCGCGTCGTGCCGCACCTGGTCAAGCAGGAAGCGGAAGACGGCGAAGGCGATTTCTGGGTGGACGAGAAGGGCAAGCAGGTGCACCTGTCCGAAGCGGGCATGGAGC
This portion of the Stenotrophomonas sp. WZN-1 genome encodes:
- a CDS encoding DUF721 domain-containing protein yields the protein MSEPKSSVRPASVPKPALDAVMADKSGNPLRRALWLDALDRQLRPQLPPPLRSRCRLANVDGEHLVFLVESPVWHAKLRLAEAQLLDAARSIGLKATRVTIKTASTTPSRSPAIDNRNGPHAVSAATHKGLRDALACLQDIPSKPKKRS
- a CDS encoding M23 family metallopeptidase; protein product: MAFKKIVIKTREGKAKASPIARLRFYFEDRPRALLGSVLGVGCIIGLAGGIGASALNDSRLQAKVDRQDAELAKVKRDAQTQVNALAARLGELQAQATRLNALGERLTQMGKLEDGEFDFNETPGLGDGDAGGPTSDIPVKDVNADLQVLEQRFAASGRQLSVMESLMFDHQLQQNAVPSRMPIRNSYVTSGFGTRADPFGRGAATHKGMDFHARVGDPVMAVAEGVVSFAGVKGGYGNVVDVDHGNGYVTRYAHNSRLVVKAGDLVRAGQEVAKAGSTGRSTGAHVHFEVWENGNVVNPRKFLGDGGNTPVGRVTRG